Genomic DNA from Zonotrichia leucophrys gambelii isolate GWCS_2022_RI chromosome 23, RI_Zleu_2.0, whole genome shotgun sequence:
tcctcctgcctggtcACCACAAAGCAACGTTAAACCCCAGGAATGATGCACATTGAACACACACTAACATCAACTTCTCCAACAATATAAAGGCACTGAAAGATTAAActtcagaacaaaaaaaccatACTCTATGATGCCAAAATATTTAAGGAGAAACTTACACAGGAGTTCAATTTCGCAAACACAAACTGAAGCAGCAATGGTgtttcttgaaaaataaaaactttcatATGTAAGtaattgaaaaaagaaaaaggtccatctaatttttaataaaatcccATGAAAGCCAAACTAACCTCAGTTGAATTTCCTTGCGTTTCTGCATTTCCTGATTATGAAGTTCTTCCATCCgcctcagctcctcctggcgCCTCATGAGGTCTGCAGGAATGAAGCCTGTGAGCAGCTTTTCCACACAATGTCCCACTTTAACTACATCTGAATTACATCTGCACTGGGGCAGAGAAGTACATTCCAGTGTCACTGCTCTTACCAATACACCACTGAAAGTACATTCCAGTGTCACTGCTCTTACCAAAACACCACTGAAAGTACATTCCAGTGACACTGCTCTTACCAAAACACCACAGAAATTTCAAAAAACTACCAGTTCCTCTTAAACTCTGAAATTCTCAAGTTCACAGTCAGAAGCATGAATTTCCTCACTAAAGCAAAAAGACACAATTCAGAACCCGTTACCTTGACGCAGGAGGTTTGCCTGATGCTCATGATAAGCATCTTCCATCTCACTTTCAAGTTTGTCCTTGGCATCTTTCATGTTTTTTGCCACttgctctctctgctgcttttccatttcatcTAAAGATTTCCACCTTTGAGAATATTCAAATTCAAAACTGCCAGGCTGAGCAAAACGGGGAGGAGTCTCTCTTTCCCTGCAAAAGGAAGATACTCAGAGTGGGCAATCCTGGAAATTCAAGGTCAATACAAGATCATGACCAAAATAACAGAATTATCAGGGAACATCAAGGACACCCTGAGAACACCTGACAAGCACAGGAGAGAGAACAGGCTCTGATGGAACTGCTGCATTTTATATACAGACAACAGCAATGAACACAAATATTTATCACAGCACATGTGGAAACTCCTGCACTATCACATCCAAGCAAATCTTCAGAGTGTTACTGCTTGTTTGCCTCATTTTTAACTGTCTTTAGACATTTCACTGCTGACAATTGCAGGTGGAAAATCTTCAAAAAAAGACAGGCCTTTGCCCAAGCAGGCACAATCAAGGTGGAGTTTTCCAGTGCCAAAGCACTCTGTGGCAAAGGCAAATAACAGCCTTCACTTTCAGGGAAATAGTTATAAAAGTGCCTGAGGGCCAACAGGTTGTTTTGTCATATAAATAAACTCCAATTTAAATTTCGGTAATTTATGGAACAAAATTACCAAGTTCAAAAGCTTTCCATGCATTACCAGTATGAATTACTTCAATGCTTGGAACACTGTATTAATCCACATTGTTCTCAAAGCTGCCTCTAAACCACTTACAATTTTTAATCAAAGCAAGGAATTTTGAGCTCTTTCTAAGCCAAGCAAGACTGACTGGATCTCCCTCCCTGCACTCCCTTTTGTGATCtgggaaaatataaaattccTACAACAGGTTTAATATACAGATTCTAACACAAAACTGctgtttcagaaaatatttctctagaACCCTTCTCTAGACTCTTTGTTCCTTTACATCAGTAGTCAGCTCATAAGGCAAATCCACATGCAACAAGTTTACACAAATCAGAGAATGAGTTTAAATTGTACTTTGTTTCTCATTTCAAACCATGAATGTAAATTTTTCAAGTTCCCCATGGGATCATCATCCCGAGACATGCCTTAAGGGAGATGACAGCTTTTAACAATAGCATGAAACAGTTCAAGTCTGATTTTTCAAGTTTCTACATATACCAAAACCATGTGTCAAGCTGCTATTTCTTTGTACTACAATGCAGAAAATTACTTGTGTAACACTTAGTGAATACACTAAACAAATCATTGTTACTTTAAACtatgaataaacaaaaaaataaaaccaagaacaGGCAATACAACCGAAAATCTAAAGCCTGTTTCTGAAAAAGTTTCCATATTTCTCAGTGCCAGTGACAATACCACTTAAAACATCATTAATGCCCTCTTTATAACAAAAAACTGTGCCTACTTTTGATACATCGGATTCTTCTGAGCAAGCTTTTCTGGAAGACCATCTTCATCATCCAGCTGTTCCAAGGGTTCCACAATAACTGGCCTGGGAGTGCTGAACAGAAAATACCCGTTTTACTCCTCTAAAAGCCCTTATTCTGAACAACTAGAATCCTACAGTCTTTATTCAGCTTAAAACTAAAAGTTCCTGACAAAGTACTTACGTCGTCAACAAAAACACGCCCTCAGTACACCGTTCAAATGCTTTCCTTGCAGCTGGCTTTGATGCAAACTCAACAATGCCTTTTCCTGTTGATCTACCTCGATCATCTACAATCACAACAGCTCTTTCCACCGGACCGAACTGGGAAAAAGCTTCCTCGAGCAACTCGTTGGACACGTAGGGCGAGAGGTTCCGAACCGACAGGGCAGCGGCGTGAGTGGCAAAGCGAACGCGGAGCTGCCGGCCCCTCATGGGGGTATCGTCCAACTCTGCCTTTGCGATTTCTGCAAGAGCTCGAGATTCCTGGGGGAAGTGCAAAACCCAGCCTTAGAAAACTAAGTTGGACATGACCACACCGCGAGAACGAAACGGATGAACACACAACACGAATGCCTACCAATTTAATGAATCCAAAGCCTTTGCCCTTGTTGATAAAAACCTCTCCCGGCTCCCCGTATTTGGCAAACAGTCTTTTAAAGTCTTCATCTGTGATATCAGCGGGCAAATTCCCAACAAACAACCGGCAGCGCTGTGTGTAAGTCTTCTCCCCGGGCCGCCTCAGCAGAGAAAGATTCGCTTTAAAGCCCTACAAAGAATCAGACCAAGCTATCACTGAGTGCTACACACAGAATTGCGGGGAGCCCTGAGGACCCCGGAGAACCCAAACCGCAACGCCGGGACCGCCCGGGCGCTGCGAGGAGATCCGAACCGCAGCCCCGTGGCACCGCGAAGAGACCCAAACCGCAGCCGCGGCACCGCCGGGGGCACCGCGAACGAACCCAAACCGCAGCCCCGGGCAAGGCGACGGAAAGCAAActgcagccccggggccgccccgacACCGGGGACCGCTCGCATCCCGCTGaggcgccgccgcctcccccgcTCCTCCCCTCAAGATGGCGGCGCGGgcgcgcggagccgccgccatCTTGTGCCTGAGGGAGGTGTGGGGGGGCCGTGACTCACCTCGTCCGACAGCTTCTCGCTCCTATCTCCcgagccctgctgtgacccgaggctctgctggccctggtgctgctgcccgcggccccgcggctccccgcccggcccgccgcGGTGCCCCGGGCCGCCCTTGTGCGGCCCCTGCTGCGGGCCGCCCGGCCCCTTGGGGCCGCCGCCGGGAGACTGTCCTTGTCCTTTCTTAGGGCCGCCGGccggtgtggggctggggctgggcttggaTTGTGGCTGTGCGCCGGCAGGAGACGCGGAAGGAGCCGAAACTggcggctgctgctgtggctgctgccccgCGGGAAGCGCAGAGGATGGAGGCGCTCCCGCCTGGCTGCCGGTGGGTCCCGCCGTGGTGGCGGAGGctgaggaggatgaagaaggCGGAGCAGAGGTGGACGTGGGCGGCTTCGGCGGTTCGGGCTTCGGGCCTCCTCCCGGCGGACCTCCTGGGCCTTGCGGGCCGCCCGCCATCGGGCCGCGGTTCTGTCCCATGCCCATGCCGGGCGGCGGCGAGCGGAAATCGTGGTTGGGACCGCCGCGTCCTCCACCGCCGCCACGCCGGTGAaagccgccgccaccgccgccacGGCTACGGAACCGATCCCGCGACATGGTGTATCGGAGGGAGGAGGCGGAGATGAGAAGAGAGCTCCGGCCGCGGCGGCTGCTACTGCTCAGCGCCCGCTGCGCAAAATGGCGGTGAGCTGGACGGCCTCGCCGCCGCCTTTGTCCGCCCGTAATATAGTACGCCCGCCCCCGGAAgcccccctcctccccaccaaCCAACCACAGGCACAGGTGGCGGTGACTGACAAGCAAAGTGACCAATAGCGTGTCACAACTCCGTTAACTCTTTGATCTCATTGGTAACGAGCCTGCCCTCCGTCCATTGGCGCGTTTGACCGCCGACGTTGGCACGGGCCGGTCCGTTAACCCCCCGCGTGCTGATTGGGCAGTTTGAGCGGCGGGCGGCGCAGTCACGGCGGGAGCGCGGCTCGTGATTGGCTGGCTCGGCTGTCAGTCAGGCGGAGGCGCGGCCCGGGCCCGGCTGCGCGGCGCCTCAGGGCGCACTGAACCCTGGCTGCGGCTCGAAAAATGTCAAATAAACGTAGTTTCAATTGCAGTTCGCTGCTTTGAAACCCAATCTGAGATAGGAAATATCCGATTTATGCATTCAAGAGTGGTAGTGGAGCCCCGGCGCCAGCATGGGGAGTCACGTTCAGTGTTTTGTGTAAAAAGTCGGGCAGGGAAGCACCTAAAATGAGCCTGATTTAGGAACAGCGATCCGCAGTTACTTTCCAGACGccccaggaaagcaggacaGAGCTTGGTGTGAACAAAAAGTGACGCCAGCTCCCCAAAATGTGCACGGTGCATTCTGaggtgaaaaataaagcagctgtAGCAAGACCGTGATGGTTACAGTCCCGACATTGCATGTTCCATTACAGAAAACAGACCAGAAGCACATTCCAGCTCTTTAGTGTGCCTGCTTTCAGCAGTGCCATTTTTATACCTCCCCTTCAGCAGTGTTTCCGTCCATCCCCCTCTCAAGCTCCCAGGAATGTTTCACATTCAGTTTCAggtctgaaattaaaaaaatcaaaccccgTGGGAACCCAAGGGAAAGTCGCACGTTAATTTCACAGACCTGAactgtggcagtgctgtggtAAAACATCATCAATTGCATGAATATTTCTGACACCCTGGGGAAGTCAAAGGTTTCATACTTCattgaatcatggaatcacagagaaCAATTACTTCCCAAAGTCCcgtccatccctgccctctggcactgggaagtcattccccttttcccttgtAAATtgtctccatctttcctgtcagctccttcaggtactggaaagAATTAGCTCTTCCCAAAGTCTTTTCTGCcagctgaacaatcccaattctcccagcctttccttatAGGAGAGCAACAAAATAAATGTCTCTGTgggtttatatattttaaattaaaaaggagCCACAGATTGATTCTGGCCCTGAATCAGTGTTTTACTGCCTGTGGGACTTCAGCCACTTCCAAGCACTGCAGGATGGAAACTCCAGGTTGTTTTAAAATGGATTCTGGCCCTGCTGTCAGCAGTGAGTGTTTCCACCACGAGGTGTCTCAGAGGTTAAATCACTGCAAGAACAAATTTGGGACTGGCTCTTATCACAAACTAACAACTGGCATCTCCTTGCTGTCACATCTGGTTCTGTCACTTCACAAAACAACACTGAGTGGAAAAGGGTTGAGTTTGCCTGTGTTGGGTCTTAAGTATAAATGaactgtattttcaggagctacTAATTTTTATCCTTCTTCAAAAGAGATAAAGAGTGTAATTATTCTCCTAATTCTGCAAAAATCTGCAGAGCAAAGATCAGAACAGAAAAAGGGAGCTCAGATTTCTGCAGGACCCAAGGGGGGATTAATGGGGTGTctgggcaggaccaggagttggactcaatgatccctctgggtctcttccaactcaagaTATTCTGTGATCCTATGACTTTATGAAAAATCTATACAAGAATCTGTAGAATTTATCTAAAGTCTGCAAAGTGGATTTGAATTTCTCCAGATCCAGGGTAAGATCCATGTTTTGCAGCTGCAATATGAGTGTTTATCCTGGTCTTCAAATCAGAGGAAAACTGATGCCTGAGCAGGACTTGAAGTAAAAACAACCTCTGGTAACAGTGACCTGCTTTGTAAGTGTTCAGCTGGCTGGTTTTGTACAAAAACAGACACTGAGGAAAAAAGCTTGGGATGTTCTCCccagtataaataaataaatatagttCTGTTCcactataaataaatatatctgaGACTGGAAATGTTCTGTGACACCTGGGGTAAGAGTTGAAGAATTTCTCCATCCTAACATTGATCTTTTCATTGGGATGTTCAGTGCACACATACATTAGTTCAGTTTAATAGGAGCCATtgagagaagcaaaaaaaggaagaactcCAGACCTCTCTCACCCTCAAAATATtaatctatttaaaaataacactgcTGTTACTAATTCTGAGGATTTTTCATATTGTACAACTGATCTAAAAATTGAATTAAGCCGTGGTAAGAAGCAGTCTGTGACTAATGAGGAAAAGACCTTAGAGGAATATGCCAGGGAATCAGGCTGCCACAGAGGTGCCCAAAGTTCTGAATGTCTCTGCTGCCACGAGCACAGGATAATCCTCAGGTAATCCCtgtgtgcagctcagcaggTGATTGATTCAGATacatttttccccctaaacTGTTTCCTCTTGTTATAAACATAAACACAAGACTGGCAAGGAGAAATCTGAATTATGTCTGTATTATTAATTGCAGattggaggaggaaggagcagcgTGTGTCCAAGTTGCTAATTAGGAATAATTACCCCATGAGGTTCTGTAAGTATCCCAAGTACAACAAACAGGAATCCCACTAACATCCTTTCCTACTGAAGGAGCAATTAAATGCTGTGAGGAGATGTCTGCACTCCCTGGCCATTCCCTGGAAAATTTTGACCCAGAAGAAAACAGTTGAAGGGCTGTGTGCACAAATTCCAGTATGTCCCAGAACTAGAGGTGCTCAGGAATTTCAAGAATCAGGAAGCAAAGGGAGGAGtgggaagggagagcagagcagggaggcacCCAGAAGGTGCAGGGGAGAGtccttgctctgctgcagcctctcctaAACAGAGTCTGTGGTGCACTGGGATAAAGCTGCCTGAAG
This window encodes:
- the SFPQ gene encoding splicing factor, proline- and glutamine-rich isoform X1 codes for the protein MSRDRFRSRGGGGGGFHRRGGGGGRGGPNHDFRSPPPGMGMGQNRGPMAGGPQGPGGPPGGGPKPEPPKPPTSTSAPPSSSSSASATTAGPTGSQAGAPPSSALPAGQQPQQQPPVSAPSASPAGAQPQSKPSPSPTPAGGPKKGQGQSPGGGPKGPGGPQQGPHKGGPGHRGGPGGEPRGRGQQHQGQQSLGSQQGSGDRSEKLSDEGFKANLSLLRRPGEKTYTQRCRLFVGNLPADITDEDFKRLFAKYGEPGEVFINKGKGFGFIKLESRALAEIAKAELDDTPMRGRQLRVRFATHAAALSVRNLSPYVSNELLEEAFSQFGPVERAVVIVDDRGRSTGKGIVEFASKPAARKAFERCTEGVFLLTTTPRPVIVEPLEQLDDEDGLPEKLAQKNPMYQKERETPPRFAQPGSFEFEYSQRWKSLDEMEKQQREQVAKNMKDAKDKLESEMEDAYHEHQANLLRQDLMRRQEELRRMEELHNQEMQKRKEIQLRQEEERRRREEEMMIRQREMEEQMRRQREENYSRMGYMDPRERDMRMGGAATMNMGDPYASAAQKFPPLGGGGGIGYEANPGVGQAAMSGSMMGSDMVTYPVVALA
- the SFPQ gene encoding splicing factor, proline- and glutamine-rich isoform X2; this encodes MSRDRFRSRGGGGGGFHRRGGGGGRGGPNHDFRSPPPGMGMGQNRGPMAGGPQGPGGPPGGGPKPEPPKPPTSTSAPPSSSSSASATTAGPTGSQAGAPPSSALPAGQQPQQQPPVSAPSASPAGAQPQSKPSPSPTPAGGPKKGQGQSPGGGPKGPGGPQQGPHKGGPGHRGGPGGEPRGRGQQHQGQQSLGSQQGSGDRSEKLSDEGFKANLSLLRRPGEKTYTQRCRLFVGNLPADITDEDFKRLFAKYGEPGEVFINKGKGFGFIKLESRALAEIAKAELDDTPMRGRQLRVRFATHAAALSVRNLSPYVSNELLEEAFSQFGPVERAVVIVDDRGRSTGKGIVEFASKPAARKAFERCTEGVFLLTTTPRPVIVEPLEQLDDEDGLPEKLAQKNPMYQKERETPPRFAQPGSFEFEYSQRWKSLDEMEKQQREQVAKNMKDAKDKLESEMEDAYHEHQANLLRQDLMRRQEELRRMEELHNQEMQKRKEIQLRQEEERRRREEEMMIRQREMEEQMRRQREENYSRMGYMDPRERDMRMGGAATMNMGDPYASAAQKFPPLGGGGGIGYEANPGVGQAAMSGSMMGSDMVKMKAE